In a genomic window of Arachnia rubra:
- a CDS encoding thioesterase II family protein yields the protein MDYESGLVKPATQIDERWLRRLKHAPDRVAARLVIFPHAGGSASYFRPMEQFLHPQIDVLAVQYPGRQDRRREPCLTSVNALVDGVLPALKQLTGCPLALFGHSLGASVAFEAARRLHALDIPVHTLFASGRPGPRAHRDLGWHRVGDAAFLQEIQRLNGTDARLLEDPEIVEFVLPALRADYRAAELYVYHPGPLLDCPIVALHGDMDDFVPDFDVADWRHETTSSFRLERFSGGHFYLVDHWKAIAALVGEAFSLGTGVRSAA from the coding sequence ATGGATTACGAATCTGGGCTTGTGAAGCCCGCCACCCAAATCGACGAGCGCTGGCTGCGTCGCCTCAAGCATGCTCCTGATCGCGTAGCGGCCAGGCTCGTGATCTTCCCGCACGCCGGGGGATCTGCCAGCTACTTCCGCCCCATGGAACAGTTCTTGCATCCCCAGATTGACGTGCTTGCGGTCCAATATCCCGGACGTCAGGACCGGCGGCGTGAGCCTTGCCTAACGAGCGTCAATGCCCTCGTCGACGGCGTGCTTCCCGCCCTCAAGCAGCTCACAGGATGCCCCCTTGCACTCTTCGGACACAGCCTGGGCGCCAGTGTCGCCTTCGAGGCTGCCCGAAGGCTGCATGCCCTGGACATCCCCGTTCACACGCTGTTCGCATCGGGACGACCGGGGCCGCGCGCGCATCGCGACCTGGGCTGGCATCGGGTCGGCGACGCCGCTTTCCTCCAAGAGATCCAGCGCCTCAACGGCACCGACGCTCGACTCCTCGAGGATCCCGAGATTGTCGAATTTGTCCTGCCGGCTCTGAGGGCTGACTACCGGGCTGCCGAGCTGTACGTGTACCACCCAGGCCCCCTGCTCGACTGCCCGATTGTTGCCTTGCACGGTGACATGGACGATTTTGTTCCCGACTTTGATGTCGCCGATTGGAGACACGAGACCACTAGTTCCTTCCGGCTCGAGCGGTTCTCAGGCGGCCACTTCTACCTTGTGGATCACTGGAAGGCCATCGCGGCGCTTGTAGGGGAAGCTTTCTCGCTCGGCACCGGGGTGAGGAGCGCGGCATGA
- a CDS encoding nucleotide disphospho-sugar-binding domain-containing protein: MRILLTCIEEPSHLRTMVPLAWGLMAAGHDVRAAGGPGITTTILEAGIPSVTVGIPSSAAELLSMAADQGDSLENELTDWTRPQDTTEDWETALLRYQVAVPMAFALYNDPMVEDLVDLARDWRPDLILWESLTYAGAIAAAASGIPHARVNWMHDIYGAMRETFVARLAEQPEEDREDPLREWFESHLHPYGAEFEEHLVSGLWTFDLIPPSQQFTTSLHRVPVRPLAYTSKAALPLDVPERGVRPRVCLTAGVSLQETFGVDFLDVETIADALADLDVEIVAAIPPEQAAAWIHRPANVIHAGFVPLNFLLSSCSAVLHHGGFGTWAHALAAGIPQHITAICHGDLTIKGDYLVKSGAGILRHPSHVSPGQLREDVTALVSDSAYQSAATALADEVRAIPSPAEIAANLAPIVEAYVPIR; encoded by the coding sequence ATGAGAATTCTCCTCACCTGCATTGAGGAACCCAGCCACCTGCGCACTATGGTGCCGCTGGCCTGGGGACTCATGGCGGCCGGACATGATGTGAGGGCCGCTGGTGGACCTGGGATCACTACCACCATTCTCGAGGCCGGCATCCCGTCCGTGACGGTCGGCATCCCCTCATCAGCCGCCGAGTTGTTGTCGATGGCCGCCGACCAGGGTGACAGCCTCGAGAACGAACTCACCGACTGGACCCGGCCGCAAGACACAACCGAGGACTGGGAGACCGCGCTGCTGCGATACCAGGTAGCGGTCCCTATGGCCTTCGCCCTCTACAACGATCCCATGGTCGAGGACCTCGTCGATCTCGCCCGGGATTGGCGACCGGATCTCATCCTCTGGGAGTCCCTCACCTATGCGGGTGCTATCGCCGCCGCAGCCAGTGGCATCCCTCACGCCCGGGTGAACTGGATGCATGACATCTACGGCGCCATGCGTGAGACCTTCGTTGCGCGCCTGGCCGAGCAGCCTGAGGAGGACCGCGAGGATCCGCTGCGTGAGTGGTTCGAATCCCACCTGCACCCCTACGGTGCCGAGTTTGAGGAGCACCTGGTCTCAGGCCTGTGGACTTTCGACCTCATCCCCCCAAGCCAGCAATTCACCACGAGCCTCCACCGGGTTCCCGTGCGTCCCCTCGCCTACACCTCCAAGGCAGCGCTACCGCTGGATGTGCCCGAGCGAGGTGTGCGACCCCGCGTGTGCCTGACCGCCGGGGTGTCGCTCCAAGAGACGTTCGGCGTGGACTTCCTCGACGTTGAAACCATCGCCGATGCCCTAGCTGATCTGGACGTCGAGATCGTCGCCGCAATCCCTCCGGAACAGGCCGCTGCGTGGATCCATCGCCCGGCCAATGTCATTCACGCCGGGTTCGTTCCCTTGAACTTCCTGCTGTCGTCTTGCTCTGCCGTCCTTCATCACGGCGGATTTGGTACCTGGGCCCATGCTCTGGCTGCCGGGATCCCGCAGCACATCACCGCGATTTGCCACGGCGACCTGACGATCAAGGGCGACTACCTGGTGAAGTCCGGGGCTGGGATTCTGCGTCACCCCTCCCACGTATCCCCGGGCCAGCTCCGCGAAGACGTCACCGCGCTCGTCTCCGACAGTGCCTATCAAAGCGCCGCCACCGCCCTGGCCGATGAGGTCCGGGCTATCCCATCCCCGGCTGAGATTGCCGCAAACCTCGCCCCCATCGTCGAAGCCTACGTGCCCATCCGTTAG
- a CDS encoding type I polyketide synthase — protein MPALTHPIAVVGMACRFPGAHGPEEFWSLLLEGRDAIGPAPQERGLTDPGGYLDDVARFDADLFGVSPRAALFMDPHQRIALELAWEACEDAAVRPDAQGIVSGVFVGGMSGGYEELLAGRASDPNYLLGNTRGLIANRISHALHLDGPSMTLDCGQSSSLAAVVMAVRSLRAGDCDVALAGGVNLILTQSSTEAARAFGALSPTFRCRPFDDRADGYVRGEGGAMLVLRRLADAERDGDAILAVLRGAALNNDAGVTSLAVPSVDGQRIVLNSALTDAAVLASDMSYVELHGTGTKVGDPLEAEALGMVYEDRPTPLSIGSVKSNIGHLEGASGIAGLVKGILALKHGVIPPNHDVGQAPKALRLEERGLRVVAQPEPLPAGALVGVSSFGMGGSNAHVILGAGREAVTYDAAPATGDRIWLITAPLATLPSHASRLAEATVGLDHGRVAATLWHHRPHVGTVAALVGSDTPELVAGLRALAEGRPHPDAFTGPRRDGRVTVLFSGQGAQRLGMGTALATTYPAFAAPFHELLGLMSDRLGVDLAAIVRGCDRERLMQTRHTQAALVAFEVAGYRLLQSFGLAPDLLVGHSIGEIAAAHVAGVLSAEDAATLVAARGDLMQQLPAGGGMLAVHLPEHRAKEFIDGRRGVAVAAVNSPHSIVVAGPLPVLEDIDDTLPDDVRRRLLAVSHAFHSPLMDPMLDEFRDVASSLTHHLAQIPVVSCLDGQVRSTFDAEHWVRHARETVRFLDATRTAQQLGAAHFVEVGPQPTLLAMVEQTLGAGAATLVPLCRETCTEARDAVRALAALGAAGAPVDWTATIPTAPRVPLPALELAGRRYWPETAAQAPTAVEISPGHEEEPAPPRDVVHGTP, from the coding sequence ATGCCCGCTCTCACCCACCCGATTGCTGTCGTAGGCATGGCCTGCAGGTTCCCTGGCGCCCATGGGCCGGAGGAGTTCTGGTCACTCCTCCTCGAAGGACGTGATGCGATCGGCCCAGCTCCGCAGGAGCGTGGCCTCACTGATCCCGGCGGCTACCTCGACGACGTGGCTCGCTTCGACGCAGATCTGTTTGGTGTCTCGCCGCGCGCCGCGCTGTTCATGGATCCGCACCAGCGGATCGCGCTCGAGCTGGCCTGGGAGGCCTGCGAGGACGCCGCTGTGCGCCCTGACGCGCAGGGAATCGTCAGCGGGGTGTTCGTCGGTGGGATGAGCGGAGGCTATGAGGAGTTGCTGGCCGGGCGGGCTAGCGACCCCAACTACCTTCTCGGCAATACGCGGGGACTCATTGCCAACCGGATCTCGCATGCGTTACACCTCGATGGGCCCAGTATGACCCTTGACTGCGGGCAGTCTTCTTCTCTTGCCGCGGTCGTCATGGCGGTCCGGAGCCTCCGCGCAGGGGACTGTGATGTCGCTTTGGCGGGAGGAGTCAACCTCATCCTCACCCAGAGCAGCACGGAGGCTGCGCGCGCCTTCGGCGCCCTGTCCCCGACGTTCCGGTGCCGTCCGTTCGATGATCGCGCGGACGGCTACGTGCGCGGTGAAGGTGGCGCAATGCTGGTGCTTCGTCGCCTTGCAGACGCCGAGCGTGACGGAGATGCAATCTTAGCCGTCCTCCGCGGCGCCGCCCTCAATAACGATGCCGGAGTGACGTCCCTCGCGGTTCCCAGCGTCGATGGCCAGCGCATCGTGCTGAACAGCGCGCTTACCGACGCCGCCGTCTTGGCATCGGACATGAGCTACGTCGAGTTGCACGGGACCGGCACCAAGGTCGGCGATCCGCTGGAAGCGGAGGCGCTCGGAATGGTGTATGAGGATCGGCCAACTCCTCTGTCTATCGGATCCGTCAAAAGCAATATCGGCCATCTCGAAGGTGCCTCCGGAATTGCCGGCCTCGTCAAGGGAATCTTGGCCTTGAAGCACGGTGTCATTCCCCCCAACCATGACGTTGGGCAGGCCCCCAAGGCGCTGCGGCTCGAAGAACGCGGGCTGCGTGTCGTGGCCCAGCCCGAACCGCTCCCCGCCGGTGCGCTCGTCGGCGTTTCCTCCTTCGGAATGGGGGGTAGCAACGCCCACGTTATCCTCGGAGCCGGTCGGGAGGCAGTCACCTACGACGCAGCGCCGGCCACGGGAGACCGAATCTGGCTAATCACTGCACCCTTGGCCACGCTGCCGTCCCATGCCTCCCGTCTAGCCGAAGCGACCGTCGGTCTTGACCATGGGCGCGTAGCAGCGACCCTCTGGCATCACCGACCTCACGTGGGAACAGTCGCGGCTCTTGTCGGCAGCGACACCCCCGAGCTCGTCGCGGGGCTGCGGGCCCTCGCGGAGGGACGACCCCATCCGGACGCCTTCACCGGGCCGCGGCGCGACGGGCGAGTGACCGTACTGTTCTCCGGCCAGGGTGCGCAGCGGCTCGGCATGGGTACCGCGCTGGCCACGACGTACCCTGCCTTCGCGGCCCCCTTCCATGAGCTGCTCGGCCTCATGTCAGATCGCCTCGGCGTAGATCTCGCCGCCATCGTCCGCGGCTGCGATCGTGAACGACTGATGCAGACGCGCCACACCCAGGCCGCACTGGTCGCTTTCGAGGTGGCGGGATATCGGCTCTTGCAGTCCTTTGGCCTTGCGCCCGACCTACTCGTTGGCCATTCCATTGGGGAGATCGCGGCCGCCCACGTCGCGGGTGTACTCTCCGCCGAGGACGCAGCAACGCTTGTCGCGGCCCGAGGCGACCTCATGCAGCAGCTGCCTGCAGGCGGCGGCATGCTCGCTGTCCACCTGCCGGAACACCGGGCCAAGGAGTTCATCGATGGCCGCCGGGGCGTGGCAGTCGCCGCGGTGAACTCTCCCCACAGCATCGTGGTGGCCGGGCCCCTGCCCGTGCTTGAGGACATCGACGACACGCTGCCTGACGATGTGAGGCGGCGACTCCTGGCCGTCAGCCACGCCTTCCACTCGCCTCTAATGGACCCGATGCTCGACGAGTTCAGGGACGTGGCCTCCTCACTCACGCATCACCTCGCCCAGATCCCCGTCGTTTCGTGCCTCGATGGGCAGGTGCGTTCCACATTCGACGCCGAGCACTGGGTGCGCCACGCCCGCGAGACGGTCCGATTCCTCGATGCCACCCGGACAGCCCAGCAACTCGGTGCTGCGCACTTCGTTGAGGTTGGGCCGCAGCCGACGCTGCTTGCCATGGTCGAACAGACCCTAGGCGCGGGGGCAGCGACCCTGGTCCCGCTATGCCGCGAAACCTGCACCGAGGCGCGGGACGCCGTTCGGGCCCTGGCCGCGCTGGGCGCGGCGGGTGCCCCAGTCGACTGGACTGCGACGATCCCGACCGCCCCCCGGGTACCTCTGCCTGCGCTTGAGCTTGCTGGTCGCCGCTACTGGCCCGAGACCGCTGCCCAAGCCCCGACTGCGGTTGAGATCTCCCCAGGGCACGAGGAAGAGCCGGCCCCCCCGCGCGATGTCGTGCATGGCACGCCTTGA